A section of the Chryseobacterium scophthalmum genome encodes:
- the aroC gene encoding chorismate synthase, with protein sequence MFNTLGNLLSLTTFGESHGAAYGGIINNFPAGLEVDFEKIQYELDRRKPGQSAIVTQRKESDTVKFLSGIFEGKTTGTPIGFMIENENQKSKDYDHIANSYRPSHADFTYDQKFGIRDYRGGGKSSARETINWVVAGALAKQLLKNIEINAYVSSVGEIFCVKPYQDLDFSKTESNEVRCPDAETAEKMISKIKEIKKEGNTIGGTITCVIKNVPVGIGEPVFSKLQAELAKAMLNINACKGFEYGSGFCGAKMTGSEHNDQFNTDFSTKSNLSGGIQGGISNGMDIYFRVAFKPVATILRPQESVDKDGNSVTVEGKGRHDPCVVPRAVPVVESLAAFVLADLFLINKTRNINQF encoded by the coding sequence ATGTTCAATACTTTAGGTAATCTTCTCAGCCTAACCACGTTTGGCGAGAGTCACGGCGCTGCTTATGGCGGAATCATCAATAATTTTCCAGCAGGTCTGGAAGTCGATTTTGAAAAAATTCAATATGAGTTGGATCGTAGAAAACCAGGTCAGTCAGCAATCGTTACCCAACGAAAAGAAAGCGACACTGTAAAATTTCTTTCCGGAATTTTCGAAGGAAAAACTACCGGAACTCCTATTGGTTTTATGATTGAAAACGAAAATCAGAAGTCAAAAGACTATGACCATATTGCGAATTCTTATCGCCCGAGTCATGCAGATTTCACGTACGATCAAAAATTTGGCATCAGAGATTATCGCGGCGGCGGAAAATCTTCTGCAAGAGAAACTATCAATTGGGTGGTTGCCGGAGCTTTAGCAAAACAACTTTTAAAAAATATTGAAATTAATGCTTACGTTTCTTCTGTAGGTGAAATTTTCTGTGTAAAACCTTATCAGGATTTAGATTTTTCTAAAACTGAAAGCAATGAAGTACGTTGTCCCGATGCCGAAACTGCAGAAAAAATGATTTCAAAAATTAAAGAGATCAAAAAAGAAGGCAATACGATTGGCGGAACCATTACCTGCGTTATCAAAAATGTTCCTGTAGGAATTGGCGAACCGGTTTTTTCTAAACTTCAGGCTGAATTGGCAAAAGCAATGCTTAACATTAATGCCTGCAAAGGTTTTGAATATGGAAGCGGATTTTGTGGTGCAAAAATGACAGGAAGTGAGCACAATGATCAGTTTAACACCGATTTTTCTACAAAATCAAATCTTTCAGGCGGAATTCAGGGCGGAATTTCTAACGGAATGGATATCTATTTCCGAGTAGCTTTTAAACCTGTTGCCACTATTTTAAGACCGCAGGAAAGTGTTGATAAAGACGGAAATTCTGTAACTGTGGAAGGAAAAGGAAGACACGATCCTTGTGTTGTCCCAAGAGCAGTTCCCGTTGTAGAAAGTTTAGCAGCATTTGTTTTAGCTGATTTATTTCTTATCAACAAAACACGAAATATTAATCAATTTTAA
- a CDS encoding LIC_10190 family membrane protein yields the protein MLLIVCSSIFLITTLMGWGKLMENIFGKSLHGISGKILIGIFSVGLIFTVVSFFVPLNLYVEIPTILIGLFYFFKDKLYLECLQFSKKISVILGILATVILFSASFYPFILDHFGYYVPTIKWLTEYGLVKGIANLDLILGQMSVWHIFQAGFSNFADPFLRLNAVLLIIYGIYIVENKSWIQLIFIPVFLIFSQSPSPDLPVILFSLIILNEILTRNKNLAFIFAFSVFIFAIKPTVIWLPVFILLYSIFVSGFQYKKLILGSLVFLLFIVKNIWIFGYPVFPLTVFDFGISWKPNPELLKASSEFAIVKTFDEQYSYAEILKFSWFDYVKNWFFLNGIKSAINISFVTILIGFIVFSIIKRNKITSLICISILIKSLLILSFSAQYRFFIDVFFVIFFVVFFNSINKKNALFISSGLALIFIGLFSFPKIIQQFIPSFKLGRNLTPFAKTQLLKPSDYEYNQYNSFKIEDLKFNVSKKYTFSFDTPTPAISESYVLDYQKLGIFPQPIDKNNLKKGFIWKKLNPEEKKELDKTIEFIKKSYLQTD from the coding sequence ATGCTTCTGATTGTATGCTCTTCAATTTTTCTCATAACAACCTTAATGGGTTGGGGAAAACTGATGGAAAATATTTTTGGGAAAAGCTTACACGGAATTTCAGGGAAAATTTTAATAGGAATTTTCTCTGTCGGATTAATTTTCACAGTGGTATCATTTTTCGTTCCGCTGAATTTATATGTTGAAATTCCTACAATTCTAATCGGACTTTTCTACTTTTTTAAAGATAAACTCTATCTGGAGTGTCTTCAGTTTTCAAAAAAAATCTCAGTCATTTTAGGAATTTTAGCAACTGTCATTTTATTTTCAGCTTCTTTTTATCCTTTTATTTTAGACCATTTCGGGTATTATGTTCCTACGATAAAATGGCTTACAGAATACGGTTTGGTTAAAGGGATTGCCAATCTTGATCTTATTTTGGGACAAATGTCGGTTTGGCATATTTTCCAGGCAGGATTCAGTAATTTTGCAGATCCTTTTTTAAGGCTTAATGCTGTTTTACTTATTATTTACGGAATTTATATTGTAGAAAATAAAAGCTGGATTCAACTGATTTTTATTCCGGTTTTCCTGATTTTTTCACAATCTCCAAGTCCGGATTTGCCCGTAATTTTATTTTCTTTAATTATTCTGAATGAAATTTTAACCAGAAACAAAAACCTAGCTTTCATATTTGCATTTTCTGTTTTTATATTTGCGATAAAACCAACCGTTATTTGGCTACCGGTTTTCATTCTGCTCTACTCTATTTTCGTTTCCGGATTTCAGTATAAAAAACTTATTTTAGGCTCACTTGTTTTTCTTTTATTCATCGTAAAAAATATCTGGATATTTGGTTATCCAGTTTTCCCTTTAACGGTTTTCGACTTCGGAATTTCTTGGAAACCCAATCCTGAATTATTAAAAGCATCATCAGAATTTGCGATTGTAAAAACTTTTGACGAGCAATATTCTTATGCTGAAATTTTAAAATTCTCATGGTTTGATTACGTTAAAAACTGGTTTTTTTTAAATGGAATTAAATCGGCAATCAACATTTCATTTGTAACAATTTTAATCGGTTTTATTGTATTTTCTATTATTAAAAGAAATAAAATCACCAGTTTAATTTGTATTTCTATATTGATAAAAAGTCTCTTAATTTTATCTTTTTCCGCGCAGTACCGATTCTTTATTGATGTATTTTTTGTTATATTTTTTGTAGTCTTTTTCAACAGTATAAATAAGAAAAATGCGCTCTTCATTTCTTCGGGTTTAGCTCTCATTTTTATTGGCCTTTTTTCATTTCCAAAAATCATTCAGCAGTTTATTCCAAGTTTTAAGCTGGGTAGAAATTTGACTCCGTTTGCAAAAACACAACTTTTAAAACCTTCCGATTATGAATATAATCAGTATAATTCTTTCAAAATAGAAGATCTTAAGTTTAATGTTTCAAAAAAATATACCTTTAGTTTTGACACTCCCACTCCTGCAATTTCAGAAAGCTATGTTTTAGATTATCAGAAATTAGGAATATTTCCGCAACCTATCGATAAAAACAATTTAAAAAAAGGATTCATCTGGAAAAAACTGAATCCCGAAGAAAAAAAAGAGCTCGACAAAACAATTGAATTCATCAAAAAGAGTTATCTACAAACCGATTAG
- a CDS encoding glycine zipper domain-containing protein produces MKNIVLAGVISIFTLTACKKDDNKVAEKTLEQQKLEFQARQLDIEKQKLAIERERFAYEAQKRTDSIAEVEKAKTAAAAKPQVIRETKTIYRDAPSSSNNGSQASNSSSQGTTAAKKKGISEAAKGTAIGVVSGAALGAIVNKKNRGGGAVVGGIIGGATGYTLGRSQDRKSGRVQPK; encoded by the coding sequence ATGAAAAATATAGTTTTAGCAGGTGTAATTTCAATATTTACATTGACCGCCTGTAAGAAGGATGATAATAAAGTGGCCGAAAAAACTTTAGAACAGCAGAAATTAGAATTTCAGGCAAGACAGCTTGATATAGAAAAGCAAAAGCTAGCTATTGAAAGAGAAAGATTTGCTTACGAAGCACAAAAAAGAACCGACAGTATAGCTGAAGTTGAAAAAGCTAAAACAGCAGCTGCAGCAAAACCTCAGGTAATCAGAGAAACCAAAACAATATACAGAGATGCCCCATCTTCTTCTAACAACGGAAGTCAGGCAAGCAATTCTTCATCTCAAGGTACTACAGCAGCTAAGAAAAAAGGAATCAGTGAAGCTGCAAAAGGTACTGCAATTGGTGTAGTGAGTGGTGCCGCTTTGGGAGCTATCGTCAATAAGAAAAACCGTGGTGGTGGTGCCGTTGTTGGTGGTATCATCGGTGGTGCAACAGGATATACTTTAGGTAGATCACAGGATAGAAAAAGTGGTCGGGTACAGCCTAAATAA
- a CDS encoding RDD family protein: MRKYLQIIDRHRATKWMRFFNILVDRIAFNCIFLALGFLGGILDGIFGIYYFTKFFYKLAELGRVADIIITNVIFFFYIFLIEYFTKGRSLGKYITGTKVIMTDGKEPTLSDYFMRNIIRLVPFDALSFFGENGWHDSWSDTRVINIKNYEAERQTKNEIDAIGIKEIA; the protein is encoded by the coding sequence ATGAGAAAATATTTACAGATTATTGACAGACACAGAGCTACAAAATGGATGAGATTCTTCAATATTCTCGTTGACAGAATTGCATTTAATTGTATTTTTTTAGCCTTAGGTTTTCTAGGCGGCATATTAGACGGAATCTTTGGAATATATTATTTTACTAAATTCTTTTATAAGCTTGCAGAATTAGGAAGAGTTGCAGATATTATCATTACTAATGTTATATTTTTCTTTTATATTTTTTTAATTGAATATTTTACCAAAGGAAGAAGTCTTGGAAAATACATTACCGGAACAAAAGTGATCATGACAGATGGTAAAGAACCTACTTTGAGTGATTATTTTATGAGAAATATTATACGACTGGTTCCTTTTGACGCCTTATCTTTTTTTGGAGAAAATGGATGGCACGATAGCTGGAGTGATACCAGAGTTATTAACATTAAAAATTATGAGGCTGAAAGACAGACCAAGAACGAAATTGATGCCATCGGAATAAAAGAAATTGCGTAA
- a CDS encoding DUF4403 family protein, whose protein sequence is MKVFKILFLLFSISIFGQNNTSGDAIYNFPKIKSSITMPVTIPLSEISNMINASVKDMIFQDDSYTDNDNDQFKVKVWKTRPIRLVGDANQNIAIEVPLKIWAEKGIGTLGVYTYQETTFETVMYFKTALSFKNNWTVSTFTQPMGFKWVKKPVLDFGKIKIPITSLVEKSLKEQQYKFSKTIDQQMAAQLNFQQYAVLAWNAFSQPFNISEEYNTWLKITPINVNITPLKFYGNQIDTNIGIDIFSETYTGTKPESSQPVKAVMNFNFIPLLADQFVLQTTANIPFPEATGIAKKTFLNKEFDVRNSKVKITDIKVYGEANRIMIEADTEGYVNGTSFISGIPVYDETKKKIVLSDTKFKLKTSNILQKLATSLFKGKIVKMIEDEYGIPTSELETSSKKSIEEAFNKEYYKGLKMSGKVFNLKPHQILLNDSGITAVIDTNANLRFTLKGF, encoded by the coding sequence GTGAAGGTATTTAAAATATTATTTCTATTGTTTTCTATCAGTATTTTTGGACAAAACAATACTTCAGGTGATGCTATTTACAATTTTCCGAAAATAAAATCAAGCATTACAATGCCGGTAACTATTCCGTTATCGGAAATCAGTAATATGATTAATGCTTCGGTAAAAGATATGATCTTTCAGGATGATTCTTATACCGATAACGACAATGATCAGTTTAAAGTAAAAGTCTGGAAAACCCGACCAATTCGACTGGTTGGAGATGCCAATCAAAACATTGCGATTGAAGTTCCATTAAAAATCTGGGCAGAAAAAGGCATTGGAACTTTAGGAGTTTACACCTATCAAGAGACCACTTTTGAAACCGTAATGTATTTTAAAACAGCTTTAAGCTTTAAAAATAACTGGACGGTAAGCACTTTTACACAACCAATGGGATTTAAATGGGTGAAAAAACCTGTTTTAGATTTTGGAAAAATTAAAATCCCAATTACTTCTTTGGTAGAAAAAAGCCTGAAAGAACAACAATATAAATTCTCTAAAACCATTGACCAGCAAATGGCTGCTCAGCTCAATTTTCAGCAGTATGCAGTTTTAGCGTGGAACGCTTTTTCTCAACCTTTCAATATTTCAGAGGAATACAATACCTGGTTGAAAATAACTCCCATCAACGTTAATATTACTCCGCTTAAATTTTACGGAAATCAAATTGACACCAATATCGGCATCGATATTTTCTCAGAAACTTATACCGGAACAAAACCAGAATCGTCTCAGCCTGTAAAAGCGGTGATGAATTTTAATTTTATTCCGCTTTTGGCTGATCAGTTTGTATTACAAACAACTGCAAATATTCCTTTTCCTGAAGCAACCGGTATCGCAAAAAAGACATTTTTAAATAAAGAGTTTGATGTCAGAAATTCTAAAGTTAAAATAACGGATATCAAAGTGTATGGAGAAGCCAACCGTATTATGATAGAAGCCGATACAGAAGGTTATGTGAATGGAACGTCTTTTATTTCAGGGATTCCTGTTTATGATGAAACTAAGAAAAAAATAGTGCTATCGGACACAAAATTTAAGCTTAAAACATCCAACATTCTTCAGAAATTAGCAACGTCTCTTTTCAAAGGAAAAATTGTAAAGATGATTGAAGATGAATACGGAATTCCCACAAGCGAACTTGAAACATCATCCAAGAAAAGCATCGAAGAAGCATTTAATAAAGAATATTACAAAGGATTAAAAATGAGCGGTAAAGTTTTTAATTTGAAACCTCATCAAATTCTTTTAAACGACTCCGGAATTACAGCTGTAATTGATACGAATGCAAATTTGAGATTTACTTTAAAAGGATTTTAA
- the folB gene encoding dihydroneopterin aldolase, with protein MSKIFLEDVKIYAYHGVLPEENIIGTYYILNAEIHTDLWDAAVSDDLNDTISYADINEIIHDEMKIQSKLLEHVAGRIITKINEKFSQISYIKLRITKTSPPMKGEMKGASIELEKSFLLGGITENE; from the coding sequence ATGAGCAAAATCTTTTTAGAAGATGTAAAAATTTACGCTTACCACGGCGTTCTTCCCGAAGAAAATATTATCGGAACTTATTATATTTTAAATGCTGAAATTCACACAGATTTGTGGGATGCCGCAGTTTCTGATGATTTGAATGATACGATTAGTTATGCAGATATTAATGAAATCATTCATGACGAGATGAAGATTCAGTCTAAATTATTGGAGCATGTTGCAGGAAGAATCATTACTAAAATCAACGAAAAATTCAGTCAGATTTCTTACATCAAATTAAGAATTACCAAAACAAGTCCGCCAATGAAAGGTGAAATGAAAGGTGCAAGTATTGAGCTTGAAAAAAGTTTTTTATTAGGCGGAATTACAGAAAATGAGTAA
- a CDS encoding bacteriocin-like protein: MKNLKKLNRGNLKAINGGAVCNENCPPGPYGPGPSFPRSCEAYNALPKCCQSKVLVHMDCVDGGLS; the protein is encoded by the coding sequence ATGAAAAATCTAAAAAAATTAAACCGAGGAAATTTAAAAGCTATTAATGGTGGTGCAGTTTGTAATGAAAATTGCCCTCCCGGACCATACGGGCCCGGTCCTAGTTTTCCACGTTCATGTGAAGCATACAATGCTTTACCAAAATGTTGCCAATCTAAAGTTTTAGTACATATGGATTGTGTAGATGGTGGCCTTTCATAA
- the nadA gene encoding quinolinate synthase NadA, producing the protein MSTETLEKAKSTLPVKGFLDLKDIDIPQGEDLVKAILQLKEEKNAVILAHYYQPGEIQDIADFLGDSLQLARQAKDTNADMIVFCGVHFMAEAAKILNPTKKVVLPDTMAGCSLADGCSGEGLRKMREQHPNALIATYINCNAETKAESDIIVTSSNAETVIEALPTDRPIIFAPDKNLGRYLSKKTGRDMILWDGSCIVHEAFSMERIAQQLADNPDAKMIAHPESEEAVLKLAHFIGSTSALLNFVEKDDCQKFIIATEEGILHEMRKRAPHKELIPALVFDESCNCSECFYMKRNTMEKLYLCMKYELPEILIEEELRLKALKPIEAMLDLSKSIK; encoded by the coding sequence ATGAGCACCGAAACATTAGAAAAAGCTAAATCTACCCTTCCTGTAAAAGGATTTTTAGATTTGAAAGATATTGACATTCCTCAAGGAGAAGACTTGGTAAAAGCGATTCTCCAGCTGAAAGAAGAAAAAAATGCCGTTATTCTGGCGCATTATTATCAACCAGGAGAAATTCAGGATATTGCTGATTTCTTAGGAGATTCTCTTCAATTGGCAAGACAGGCAAAAGATACAAATGCGGACATGATCGTATTCTGCGGAGTACATTTCATGGCTGAAGCTGCAAAAATTCTGAACCCGACGAAAAAAGTTGTCCTTCCTGATACAATGGCAGGATGTTCTTTGGCAGACGGTTGCTCAGGTGAAGGTTTGAGAAAAATGCGTGAGCAGCATCCAAACGCTTTGATTGCAACGTACATCAACTGTAACGCTGAAACAAAGGCAGAAAGTGACATCATTGTAACCAGCTCAAATGCTGAAACTGTGATTGAAGCTTTACCAACTGACCGACCAATTATTTTCGCTCCGGATAAAAACTTAGGAAGATATTTATCTAAAAAAACAGGTCGTGACATGATCCTTTGGGACGGAAGCTGCATCGTACACGAAGCATTTTCGATGGAAAGAATTGCACAACAATTAGCCGATAATCCAGATGCAAAAATGATTGCACACCCTGAAAGTGAAGAAGCTGTTTTAAAACTGGCTCACTTCATAGGTTCTACTTCTGCTCTTTTGAATTTTGTTGAAAAAGACGATTGTCAGAAATTCATTATTGCCACTGAAGAAGGAATTCTTCACGAGATGAGAAAACGTGCACCACACAAAGAATTGATCCCTGCTTTGGTTTTTGACGAAAGCTGTAACTGTTCGGAATGTTTTTATATGAAGAGAAATACAATGGAAAAATTGTATTTGTGTATGAAATATGAGCTTCCTGAAATCTTAATTGAAGAAGAACTTCGACTGAAAGCTTTGAAACCGATTGAGGCAATGCTCGATCTTTCGAAAAGTATTAAATAA
- the gmk gene encoding guanylate kinase, which produces MNKVIIFSAPSGSGKTTLVKHSLEAIPELEFSISCTTRQPRGSEIHAVDYHFISPEEFRQRISEDAFVEFEEVYTDKYYGTLKSEVEKIWNQGKVVIFDVDVKGGISLKKYFGEKALSIFIEPPSIAELERRLISRNTDDAETIKTRVEKAEEELTYAIEFDKIVINSDLSEAKIEIESLIKSFIEN; this is translated from the coding sequence ATGAATAAAGTTATCATATTTTCAGCACCATCGGGAAGCGGGAAAACGACATTAGTAAAACATTCTCTGGAAGCAATTCCTGAATTGGAATTTTCTATATCGTGTACAACAAGACAGCCGAGAGGAAGTGAAATTCACGCTGTTGATTATCATTTTATTTCGCCAGAAGAATTCAGACAAAGAATTTCTGAAGATGCTTTTGTAGAATTTGAGGAAGTTTATACCGATAAATATTACGGAACTTTAAAATCTGAGGTCGAAAAGATTTGGAATCAGGGAAAAGTTGTTATTTTTGATGTAGACGTAAAAGGCGGAATTTCATTAAAAAAATATTTTGGCGAAAAAGCATTATCCATTTTCATAGAACCACCTTCGATTGCCGAATTGGAACGAAGATTGATCTCAAGAAACACCGATGATGCCGAAACCATAAAAACCCGCGTAGAAAAAGCAGAAGAAGAGCTTACCTATGCGATAGAATTTGACAAAATCGTTATCAACAGCGATTTGAGTGAAGCAAAAATAGAAATAGAAAGTTTAATAAAAAGTTTTATAGAAAATTAA
- a CDS encoding YicC family protein yields MILSMTGFGRAESVFEGKKISIDIKSLNSKSFDLNIKIPLRYKEKEFEVRKILNDRIIRGKVDCYINIENLEETNDVKINRGLIDSYMNELKNIASDGPDFEYLKMAVRLPDAITSRPDELTEGEWEALAKIVNNAVDKFQEFRKTEGKILHEELERNIKNIDKYLSEVIPYEEVRINSVKERYMKTLKEFENVDETRFYQEMAYFTEKLDISEEKVRLSQHLKYYSEVMENEDFNGKKLGFISQEIGREINTLGSKANHAEIQKLVVMMKDDLEKIKEQTLNVL; encoded by the coding sequence ATGATTTTATCAATGACCGGCTTCGGTAGAGCCGAAAGTGTTTTTGAAGGAAAAAAAATTTCAATCGATATTAAATCACTGAACAGCAAGAGCTTTGATTTAAATATCAAAATTCCTTTACGTTACAAAGAAAAAGAATTTGAAGTAAGAAAAATTCTCAACGATAGAATCATCCGTGGAAAGGTAGATTGCTACATTAATATTGAGAATCTTGAAGAAACCAATGATGTGAAAATCAACAGAGGTTTAATTGATTCTTACATGAATGAGCTTAAAAATATCGCTTCAGACGGACCTGATTTTGAATACCTTAAAATGGCGGTAAGACTTCCGGATGCGATTACTTCAAGACCCGACGAATTAACTGAAGGTGAATGGGAAGCTTTAGCTAAAATCGTTAATAATGCGGTTGATAAATTCCAGGAATTCAGAAAAACAGAAGGAAAAATTCTTCACGAAGAACTAGAAAGAAATATCAAAAATATAGACAAATATCTTTCAGAAGTTATTCCTTACGAAGAAGTAAGAATTAATTCTGTGAAAGAACGTTACATGAAAACTCTAAAAGAATTTGAAAATGTTGACGAAACTCGTTTTTATCAGGAAATGGCCTATTTCACTGAAAAACTAGATATTTCTGAAGAAAAAGTAAGACTTTCTCAGCATTTGAAATATTATTCTGAAGTAATGGAAAATGAAGATTTTAATGGAAAAAAACTTGGTTTTATTTCACAGGAAATTGGGAGAGAAATCAATACTTTAGGTTCAAAAGCCAATCATGCTGAAATTCAGAAATTGGTGGTGATGATGAAGGATGATTTGGAAAAAATTAAAGAGCAAACGTTAAACGTATTATAA
- the miaA gene encoding tRNA (adenosine(37)-N6)-dimethylallyltransferase MiaA has product MKNKNLISVVGPTGIGKTRLAIDLAKHFSTEIVSCDSRQFFKEMIIGTASPTEEELAEAPHHFIGNLSVEEYYSIGQYEEDALKKLNELFEKYDTVILVGGSMMYEKAVIEGLNDLPEANEENQIKLQEILDNEGIEKLQQMLKELDPEYFSVVDFHNHRRLLRAIDVIWQTNKKYSELIAVSQDSRDFNVIRIGIEAPREELYDRINRRVDIMMEKGLLDEAKGLEKFKHLTALNTVGYSELFKYFDEEWDLEFAVSEIKKNSRRYAKRQLTWYRKADDIHYLQLGYSEKDFNGLIEYINEQTQK; this is encoded by the coding sequence GTGAAAAATAAAAATTTGATTTCTGTTGTAGGACCTACCGGAATTGGAAAAACAAGATTGGCCATTGATTTGGCGAAACATTTCAGTACAGAAATTGTTTCCTGCGATTCGCGGCAGTTTTTTAAGGAAATGATCATCGGAACAGCTTCTCCAACTGAAGAAGAATTGGCGGAAGCACCTCATCATTTTATTGGAAATCTTTCGGTTGAAGAGTATTATTCGATCGGACAATACGAAGAAGATGCTTTAAAAAAACTCAATGAACTTTTTGAAAAATATGATACTGTCATTTTGGTTGGCGGAAGTATGATGTATGAAAAAGCGGTGATCGAAGGCCTGAATGATTTGCCTGAAGCGAATGAAGAAAATCAAATTAAATTACAGGAAATTCTGGATAACGAAGGCATTGAAAAACTTCAGCAAATGTTGAAAGAACTCGATCCTGAATATTTTTCGGTTGTAGATTTTCATAATCACAGAAGACTTTTACGTGCCATTGATGTAATTTGGCAGACGAATAAGAAGTATTCTGAATTAATTGCTGTTTCACAAGATTCCAGAGATTTTAATGTTATCCGAATTGGAATTGAAGCTCCGAGAGAAGAATTGTATGACAGGATCAATAGGAGAGTGGATATCATGATGGAGAAAGGTTTGCTGGATGAAGCAAAAGGTTTAGAAAAATTCAAACATTTGACCGCTTTGAACACTGTTGGATATTCAGAATTATTTAAATATTTTGATGAAGAATGGGATCTGGAATTTGCGGTTTCTGAAATTAAGAAAAACAGCCGAAGATATGCAAAACGTCAACTGACTTGGTATCGAAAAGCGGATGATATTCATTATTTGCAATTGGGATATTCTGAAAAAGATTTTAATGGTCTGATTGAATATATTAATGAGCAAACTCAAAAGTAA
- a CDS encoding efflux transporter outer membrane subunit, which translates to MKRVKNIIIAFGIALGAVSCVPKLAYQETKPELPETFKYTATADTASVANLEWKQFFNDPILQELIEKGIKNNYDLQIALKQVASSQEKLKQAKYLQYPDVGFGVSAQISKPSKNSMNGQSLNLFLGQSHVEDYNAAFNLSWEADIWGKIKNQQEVSKMQYLQTYEATKAIQTQVVAAIAQGYYNLLMLDKQLQIAKSNLDLSTNTLSLTEKLWQSGDTTSLGVQQATAQKQSTELLITQLEQNIAIQENALSILVGENPNKVNRTIEMSDTSLPQDISAGLPAAMVSRRPDVRQQELVLLESNSLVGIAQANMYPALKITANGGVNSFKIDNWFQIPASLFGSVLGGLTQPIFQKRQLKTDLNVAKIQREKNVLAFRQSVLNAVGEVSDALVSNDSLKVQEQKATEQVTTLKNGIKSAEMLYKGGMANYLEVITAQGNSLQAELNLASVKRQRLSSIVDLYRALGGGWK; encoded by the coding sequence ATGAAAAGAGTAAAAAATATAATCATCGCTTTTGGGATTGCATTAGGTGCTGTTTCCTGTGTACCAAAATTGGCATATCAGGAAACGAAACCCGAACTTCCCGAAACATTCAAATATACTGCAACCGCAGACACTGCAAGCGTCGCAAACTTAGAATGGAAACAGTTTTTCAACGATCCCATTTTACAGGAATTAATTGAAAAAGGAATTAAAAACAATTACGATTTACAGATTGCTTTAAAACAGGTCGCCTCTTCACAGGAAAAACTGAAACAGGCAAAATATCTTCAATATCCTGATGTAGGTTTCGGAGTTTCAGCACAAATTTCAAAACCTTCAAAAAACAGCATGAATGGACAAAGCTTAAATTTATTTTTAGGGCAAAGTCATGTTGAAGATTATAATGCAGCATTCAATTTATCTTGGGAAGCAGATATTTGGGGTAAAATTAAAAACCAACAAGAGGTTTCAAAAATGCAGTATCTGCAGACTTATGAAGCGACAAAAGCAATTCAAACACAAGTTGTTGCTGCGATTGCTCAAGGATATTACAATTTATTGATGCTCGATAAACAATTGCAGATTGCAAAATCAAACTTAGATTTAAGCACCAATACCCTTTCTCTTACAGAAAAATTGTGGCAAAGCGGCGACACGACTTCTTTGGGAGTTCAGCAGGCGACTGCTCAAAAGCAATCTACAGAACTTTTGATTACTCAATTGGAACAAAATATTGCGATCCAGGAAAATGCTTTGAGTATTTTGGTCGGTGAAAACCCAAATAAAGTCAACAGAACCATTGAAATGTCTGACACTTCTTTACCACAAGATATTTCAGCGGGACTTCCGGCAGCGATGGTAAGTCGTCGTCCGGATGTTCGTCAACAGGAATTGGTTTTATTGGAATCTAATTCATTAGTAGGAATTGCGCAGGCAAATATGTATCCTGCACTGAAAATTACCGCAAACGGCGGAGTCAATTCATTTAAAATTGATAACTGGTTTCAGATTCCGGCTTCGTTATTCGGTTCTGTTTTAGGTGGATTGACTCAACCTATTTTCCAGAAAAGACAGTTGAAAACAGATTTGAATGTTGCTAAAATTCAGAGAGAGAAAAACGTTTTGGCATTCCGTCAATCGGTTTTGAATGCTGTAGGTGAAGTTTCTGATGCTTTGGTCTCTAATGACAGTTTAAAAGTTCAGGAACAAAAAGCAACCGAACAGGTAACAACACTGAAAAATGGAATTAAAAGCGCCGAAATGCTTTACAAAGGCGGAATGGCAAATTACTTAGAAGTGATTACAGCTCAGGGAAATTCTTTACAGGCTGAACTCAATCTTGCGTCGGTAAAAAGACAGAGATTAAGCAGTATTGTAGATCTATACCGAGCTTTAGGAGGCGGTTGGAAGTAG